From the Actinomycetes bacterium genome, the window GCTTGCCGTCAAGCTCGCCCTGCTGACCGCCGCGGTCACCGTCCTCACGGTCGGGTTCACCGCCTTGCTCACCTGGTGGCGCGGGCCCCTTGACGGCATCCAGGGGCGGTTCGACGGCGCCGCCTACAACTTCGAAGGCGTGGTACCTACCGCCTCGGCGGTGTTCGCCTTCGCGCTGGGAACCCTCGCCGGCACCCTCGCGCGCCGAACGATCCCCGCTATGGCACTGACGTTCTTCGGCTACTGGATCGTGCGGCTCCCGCTGGAGGTGGTGGGGCGCCCCCGATTCCTCGCCCCGCTGGCCCGCACCTTCGACCCGGGCGCAGCCCCGGCGAAGACGACCGCTGGGCGGGGCGCGCTGGGCGCGGGCCGGGACTGGATCCTCGACAGCGGCTTGATCGACGGCGCGGGTCACCGGCTCACCCTGGCGCAGGAAAGCGCGGTGCTGCGGGCGGCCCGCGATGCCGACATCAGCCAGCTCGCCTATCTCCAACAGAACGGCATCCGCAGCCTCGAGGTGTACCAGCCCGGGGACCGGTTCTGGAGCTTCCAGCTGATCGAGGCCGGGCTGCTGGTCGCCCTCGCGGCGGTCCTGCTTGCCGTCGCGGTCTGGCTGGTCCACCGACGGACCGGATAGGAGGTGCTTCATCCCTTCGACGGGTTCAGCGATT encodes:
- a CDS encoding transporter, whose amino-acid sequence is MLWLTWRQHRAEVLGGLVLLAALGAVLVVTGLPMHAAYTGQGVAACVAGDAAADCDLLLEQFTGRYVGLGDLLTLLTVLPALAGVFIGAPLLGRELEHGTWRLAWAQGVTRGRWLAVKLALLTAAVTVLTVGFTALLTWWRGPLDGIQGRFDGAAYNFEGVVPTASAVFAFALGTLAGTLARRTIPAMALTFFGYWIVRLPLEVVGRPRFLAPLARTFDPGAAPAKTTAGRGALGAGRDWILDSGLIDGAGHRLTLAQESAVLRAARDADISQLAYLQQNGIRSLEVYQPGDRFWSFQLIEAGLLVALAAVLLAVAVWLVHRRTG